A window from Mycobacterium saskatchewanense encodes these proteins:
- a CDS encoding thiamine pyrophosphate-requiring protein: MTVEGPEAAADLIALLADEGVSHLFINPGTDSAPLQEALAAARAAGTPAPRAVLCIHESVALAAAIGHHMVSGQPQAVMVHVDAGTLNLGCQLHNAQRNRTPVVIFAGRTPYTASPEVRGHRDTFIHWQQEQLDQPAIVRNYVKWHMEVPRGRELAPIVRRAFQVAQSSPTGPAYVMLPREALMEAGSRPLPRRLPPAVPPGPDPDALEKLAAILVDASRAVIVTSRTAAEPGCAAVLARLAETLGAPVVDQGDRANLPLGHALHSAGDPAPLATADAVLVLDSEVPWVPDQLAPPDDARVVQIDADPVKADMPLWSYPIEVALTADTRIALPLLEQAVLRRATPEHRDRWAARRRAAEADGAQRRAAAARRAASDRPADAPDAMLAALSRALPDEAVVVEEAVTNRPAVGRQVPRQPGHFFDTGAPALGWAPGGAVGMKLARPELPVVAVCGDGSFNFSVPTAAFWTAHRYGAPFVTVVLNNHSYWASKRPVMDLYPDGVSVRGNDFPETQLSPDTDYAALAAACGGSGRAVHTPAEMEEAIRWALAETGHGRCAVLDVRLPAP; the protein is encoded by the coding sequence ATGACGGTGGAGGGTCCGGAGGCGGCCGCCGATCTGATCGCGCTGCTCGCCGACGAGGGCGTCTCGCATTTGTTCATCAACCCCGGCACCGACTCCGCCCCGCTGCAGGAAGCGCTGGCCGCGGCGCGCGCCGCGGGCACGCCGGCTCCCCGGGCCGTGTTGTGCATCCACGAGAGCGTCGCCCTGGCGGCGGCCATCGGGCACCACATGGTCAGCGGACAACCGCAGGCGGTCATGGTGCACGTGGACGCCGGGACGCTCAACCTCGGTTGCCAGCTGCACAACGCCCAGCGCAACCGGACCCCGGTGGTGATCTTCGCGGGCCGCACGCCCTACACGGCGTCGCCGGAGGTCCGGGGTCACCGCGACACCTTCATTCACTGGCAGCAGGAGCAACTCGACCAGCCGGCCATCGTGCGCAACTACGTCAAGTGGCACATGGAGGTTCCCCGGGGCCGCGAGTTGGCGCCGATCGTGCGCCGCGCGTTTCAGGTTGCGCAGTCCAGTCCCACGGGTCCGGCCTACGTCATGCTGCCCCGGGAAGCGTTGATGGAGGCGGGATCCCGCCCGCTGCCCCGGCGGCTGCCGCCGGCCGTCCCGCCCGGTCCGGACCCGGACGCGCTGGAAAAGCTAGCGGCAATCCTCGTCGACGCGAGCCGGGCCGTCATCGTCACGTCGCGGACGGCGGCCGAGCCGGGCTGTGCGGCGGTGCTGGCGCGGCTCGCCGAGACGCTGGGGGCGCCCGTGGTCGACCAGGGGGATCGCGCCAACCTGCCGCTCGGCCATGCCCTGCACAGTGCGGGGGATCCGGCGCCGCTGGCCACCGCCGATGCGGTGCTGGTGCTGGATTCCGAGGTGCCGTGGGTGCCGGACCAGCTGGCGCCGCCCGACGACGCCCGCGTGGTGCAGATCGACGCCGACCCCGTCAAAGCAGACATGCCGCTGTGGTCCTATCCGATCGAGGTGGCGCTGACCGCCGACACGCGTATCGCCCTGCCGCTTCTCGAGCAGGCCGTGCTGCGCCGGGCCACCCCGGAGCACCGCGACAGATGGGCCGCGCGCCGTCGGGCCGCCGAGGCCGACGGCGCGCAACGCCGCGCGGCCGCCGCCCGCAGGGCCGCATCGGACCGGCCGGCCGATGCGCCCGACGCGATGCTCGCCGCCCTGAGCCGGGCGCTCCCCGACGAGGCCGTGGTGGTTGAGGAGGCCGTGACCAACCGCCCGGCCGTCGGCCGGCAGGTGCCCCGGCAACCGGGGCATTTCTTTGACACGGGCGCCCCGGCGCTCGGCTGGGCACCCGGGGGAGCCGTGGGGATGAAACTCGCGCGCCCGGAGCTGCCCGTCGTGGCGGTGTGCGGCGATGGGTCGTTCAACTTCAGCGTGCCGACGGCCGCCTTCTGGACGGCCCACCGCTACGGTGCGCCGTTCGTGACGGTGGTGCTCAACAACCACTCGTATTGGGCTTCCAAGCGGCCGGTGATGGACCTATATCCCGACGGAGTTTCAGTGCGCGGCAACGATTTTCCCGAGACGCAGCTGTCGCCGGATACCGATTACGCCGCGCTGGCCGCGGCGTGTGGCGGCAGCGGCCGGGCTGTGCACACGCCGGCGGAAATGGAAGAGGCGATCAGGTGGGCGCTCGCGGAGACCGGGCATGGCCGCTGCGCGGTGCTGGACGTGCGACTGCCCGCCCCGTGA
- a CDS encoding permease: protein MAVLAALGHGLALAGSMTWEILWALILGFALSAVVQAVVRRSTIVTLLGDDRPRTLAVAAGLGAASSSCSYAAVALARSLFRKGANFTAAMAFEIGSTNLVVELGIILALLMGWQFTAAEFVGGPLMIVVLAVLFRLFVRSRLVDAAREQAELGLAGSMEGHAAMDMSIQGEGSFWRRLLSPQGFTSVSHVFVMEWLAILRDLVLGLLIAGAIAAWVPEKFWQAFFLTDHPGLAALWGPIVGPVVAIASFVCSIGNVPLAAVLWNGGISFGGVVAFIYADLLILPILNIYRKYYGTRMMLTLLGTFYAAMVTAGYLVELLFGTTHLIPAQRNATVMTASISWNYTTWLNIAFLVVGAILVARFVTSGGLPMVRMMGGSPDAGDGHHDHSGHHH, encoded by the coding sequence ATGGCGGTGCTGGCAGCGCTTGGACACGGCCTGGCGTTGGCCGGGTCGATGACGTGGGAAATCCTTTGGGCGTTGATCCTCGGTTTCGCGCTGTCGGCCGTGGTCCAGGCCGTGGTGCGCCGCTCGACGATCGTCACCCTGCTCGGCGATGACCGGCCCCGCACGCTGGCGGTCGCGGCCGGCCTCGGGGCGGCGTCTTCGTCATGCTCCTACGCGGCCGTGGCATTGGCCCGCTCATTGTTTCGCAAGGGCGCGAACTTCACCGCCGCGATGGCGTTCGAGATCGGTTCGACCAACCTGGTCGTGGAACTGGGGATCATCCTGGCCCTGCTGATGGGGTGGCAATTCACGGCAGCGGAGTTCGTCGGGGGCCCGCTGATGATCGTCGTCCTCGCCGTCTTGTTCCGGCTGTTCGTACGCAGCCGACTGGTCGACGCCGCGCGCGAGCAGGCCGAGCTCGGACTCGCCGGATCGATGGAAGGCCATGCCGCGATGGACATGTCGATCCAGGGGGAAGGGTCGTTCTGGCGGCGGCTCCTCTCACCGCAGGGGTTCACGTCCGTCTCGCACGTGTTCGTCATGGAGTGGCTGGCGATCCTGCGCGACCTCGTCCTTGGCCTGCTGATCGCGGGCGCAATCGCAGCCTGGGTGCCCGAAAAGTTCTGGCAAGCCTTCTTTTTGACCGATCACCCGGGCTTGGCGGCGCTCTGGGGACCGATAGTGGGCCCCGTCGTGGCGATCGCGTCCTTCGTCTGCTCGATCGGCAACGTGCCGTTGGCCGCCGTCCTGTGGAACGGGGGCATCAGCTTCGGTGGCGTCGTCGCCTTCATCTACGCCGACCTGCTCATCCTGCCGATCCTGAACATCTACCGGAAGTATTACGGCACCAGGATGATGCTGACGCTGCTGGGCACCTTCTACGCCGCGATGGTCACCGCCGGATACCTGGTGGAATTGCTCTTCGGCACAACGCATCTCATTCCCGCGCAACGCAATGCCACGGTGATGACCGCAAGCATTTCGTGGAACTACACGACCTGGCTCAACATCGCCTTTCTGGTCGTCGGCGCGATTCTGGTCGCCCGGTTCGTCACCTCGGGGGGCCTGCCGATGGTGCGGATGATGGGCGGCTCGCCCGATGCGGGAGACGGGCACCACGATCACAGCGGTCACCACCACTGA
- the sepIVA gene encoding cell division protein SepIVA yields the protein MYRVFEALDELSAIVEEARGVPMTAGCVVPRGDVLELIDDIKDAIPGELDDAQDVLDARDSMLHDAKSHADSMVSSATTESESMLNHARAEADRILSDAKAQADRMVSEARQHSERMVGEAREEAIRIATAAKREYEASVSRAQSEADRLIENGNISYEKAVQEGIKEQQRLVSQNEVVQAANAEATRLIDTAHAEADRLRGECDIYVDNKLAEFEEFLNGTLRSVGRGRHQLRTAAGTHDYATR from the coding sequence GTGTATCGAGTCTTTGAAGCGCTGGACGAGTTGAGCGCCATCGTCGAAGAAGCCCGTGGCGTGCCGATGACGGCCGGCTGCGTGGTGCCGCGCGGTGACGTCCTGGAACTGATCGACGACATCAAGGACGCGATCCCCGGCGAGCTCGATGACGCCCAGGACGTGCTCGACGCGCGGGACTCGATGCTGCATGACGCCAAGTCGCACGCCGACTCCATGGTGTCCTCGGCGACCACCGAGTCGGAATCCATGCTCAACCACGCTCGCGCGGAGGCCGACCGGATCCTGTCCGACGCGAAGGCCCAGGCGGACCGCATGGTGAGCGAGGCGCGCCAGCACAGCGAGCGGATGGTTGGCGAGGCGCGCGAGGAGGCGATCCGCATCGCCACCGCGGCCAAGCGCGAGTACGAGGCCAGCGTCAGCCGTGCCCAGTCCGAAGCCGACCGGCTGATCGAGAACGGCAACATCTCCTACGAGAAGGCCGTCCAGGAGGGCATCAAGGAACAGCAGCGCCTGGTGTCCCAGAACGAGGTGGTGCAGGCGGCCAACGCGGAAGCCACCCGGCTCATCGACACCGCTCACGCCGAGGCGGACCGCCTGCGGGGCGAATGCGACATCTACGTCGACAACAAGCTCGCCGAGTTCGAGGAGTTCCTCAACGGCACCCTGCGCTCGGTGGGGCGTGGCCGCCACCAGCTCCGCACGGCGGCCGGCACCCACGACTACGCGACGCGCTAG
- a CDS encoding YceD family protein codes for MTRQHSTSWARNAAPRPATPMTVDITRLGRRPGAMVTLRQTVPAPSRIGLDMIAIEQGGPLDMDLQIQSVSEGVLVTGTVGAPTVGECARCLTPVNGRIEVALTELFAYPDSTTEATTEEDEVGRVVDDTIDLEQPIVDAVGLELPFAPVCNPDCPGLCPDCGVSLAAEPDHQHDRIDPRWSKLAGMFAPDSDTSGGKR; via the coding sequence ATGACGCGGCAGCACAGCACATCGTGGGCCCGCAACGCAGCACCACGGCCGGCCACGCCGATGACCGTCGATATCACCAGGCTCGGACGTCGCCCCGGCGCGATGGTCACCCTGCGCCAGACGGTCCCCGCCCCGTCGCGCATCGGACTGGACATGATCGCGATCGAGCAGGGCGGCCCGCTGGACATGGACCTGCAGATCCAGTCGGTGTCCGAGGGTGTGCTCGTCACCGGAACGGTGGGCGCGCCCACCGTCGGCGAGTGCGCGCGATGCCTGACGCCGGTCAATGGGCGCATCGAGGTCGCGCTGACCGAACTGTTCGCCTACCCCGACAGCACGACCGAGGCGACCACCGAAGAGGACGAGGTCGGCCGCGTCGTCGACGACACCATCGACCTCGAGCAGCCCATCGTCGACGCCGTCGGGCTCGAGCTCCCGTTCGCGCCGGTGTGCAACCCGGACTGTCCGGGTTTGTGCCCCGACTGCGGGGTCTCCCTCGCTGCCGAGCCGGATCATCAGCACGACCGCATCGATCCCCGCTGGTCCAAGCTCGCCGGGATGTTCGCCCCGGACTCGGACACCTCGGGAGGCAAGCGTTGA
- the rnc gene encoding ribonuclease III: MTSRQVLLDALGVALPEELLTLALTHRSYAYENGGLPTNERLEFLGDAVLGLTITDELYHRHPDRSEGDLAKLRASVVNTQALADVARNLSDGGLGAHLFLGRGEANTGGADKSSILADGMESLLGAIYIEHGIETAREVILRLFGALLDAAPTLGAGLDWKTSLQELTAARGMGAPSYVVTSTGPDHDKEFTAVVVVMDTEYGSGVGRSKKEAEQKAAAATWKALEELDPAGKTSV, translated from the coding sequence TTGACGTCGCGCCAGGTGCTGCTGGACGCGCTCGGGGTCGCGCTGCCCGAGGAGCTGCTCACGCTGGCCCTGACGCATCGCAGCTACGCCTACGAGAATGGCGGCCTGCCGACCAACGAGCGCCTGGAGTTCCTCGGCGACGCCGTTCTGGGCCTGACCATCACCGACGAGCTCTACCACCGTCACCCCGATCGATCGGAAGGCGACCTCGCCAAGCTGCGCGCCAGCGTGGTCAACACCCAGGCGCTGGCCGACGTCGCGCGCAACCTCTCTGACGGGGGCCTCGGGGCGCACCTGTTCCTGGGGCGCGGCGAGGCCAACACCGGAGGCGCCGACAAGTCGAGCATCCTGGCCGACGGCATGGAATCGCTGCTGGGCGCCATCTACATCGAGCACGGCATCGAGACCGCCCGCGAGGTGATCCTGCGGTTGTTCGGCGCGCTGCTCGACGCCGCGCCGACCCTGGGCGCCGGGCTGGACTGGAAGACGAGCCTGCAGGAGCTCACCGCCGCGCGCGGCATGGGGGCGCCGTCGTACGTGGTGACCTCGACCGGCCCCGACCACGACAAGGAGTTCACCGCGGTCGTCGTCGTGATGGACACCGAATACGGGTCGGGCGTCGGCCGCTCCAAGAAGGAGGCGGAGCAGAAGGCCGCCGCCGCCACCTGGAAGGCGCTGGAAGAGCTGGACCCGGCCGGGAAAACCTCCGTCTGA
- the mutM gene encoding DNA-formamidopyrimidine glycosylase has product MPELPEVEVVRRGLQARVVGRTITAVRVHHPRAVRRHEAGPADLTARLLDARIAGTGRRGKYLWLLLDGPDQPDTALVVHLGMSGQMLLGQVPRADHVRISALLDDGTVLSFADQRTFGGWMLADLVSVDGSVVPTPVAHLARDPLDPLFDREAVVNVLRRKHSEIKRQLLDQTVVSGIGNIYADEALWRAKVHGARIAAELSRRKLGAILDAAADVMRDALAQGGTSFDSLYINVNGESGYFDRSLDAYGRAGQSCRRCGAVMRREKFMNRSSFYCPKCQPRPRV; this is encoded by the coding sequence ATGCCCGAACTGCCCGAAGTCGAGGTGGTCCGCCGCGGCTTACAGGCCCGAGTGGTGGGCAGGACAATCACCGCCGTCCGGGTGCACCATCCCCGCGCGGTGCGCCGGCACGAGGCCGGGCCCGCCGACCTGACCGCCCGGCTGCTCGACGCCCGGATCGCCGGCACCGGCCGGCGCGGCAAGTACCTGTGGCTGCTGCTCGACGGTCCCGACCAGCCGGACACGGCGCTCGTCGTACACCTCGGCATGAGCGGGCAGATGCTGCTTGGGCAGGTACCGCGCGCCGACCACGTGCGTATCTCCGCGCTGCTCGACGATGGGACCGTGCTGAGCTTCGCCGACCAACGCACCTTCGGCGGGTGGATGCTTGCCGACCTCGTGAGTGTCGACGGCAGCGTGGTCCCGACCCCCGTCGCGCACCTCGCTCGCGACCCGCTGGACCCGCTCTTCGACCGCGAGGCAGTGGTGAATGTGTTGCGGCGCAAGCATTCTGAGATCAAGCGACAGCTCCTCGATCAGACCGTGGTCTCGGGCATCGGCAACATCTACGCGGACGAGGCGTTGTGGCGGGCCAAGGTCCACGGCGCCCGGATTGCCGCGGAGTTGAGCCGCCGCAAGCTGGGCGCGATTCTGGACGCCGCCGCCGACGTGATGCGCGACGCGCTCGCGCAGGGCGGGACGTCGTTCGACTCGCTCTATATCAACGTCAACGGGGAATCGGGCTACTTCGACCGGTCCCTGGATGCTTACGGCCGTGCGGGGCAGAGCTGCCGGCGCTGCGGCGCCGTCATGCGGCGGGAGAAGTTCATGAATCGCTCGTCGTTCTACTGCCCGAAATGCCAACCCCGTCCGCGCGTTTGA
- a CDS encoding OsmC family protein — protein MTELWVERTGTRRYTGYSSRGAQVLVGSEDVEGVFTPGELLKIALAACSGLSSDAPLSRRLGDDYKAVVRVSGAADREQERYPLLEESLELDLSGLSDDEKQRLLLVVDRAIDQVCTVGRTLKSGTRVNFEVADVGS, from the coding sequence ATGACCGAACTGTGGGTGGAACGCACCGGAACTCGCCGGTACACCGGATACAGCTCGCGCGGTGCGCAGGTGCTCGTCGGCTCCGAGGATGTCGAGGGCGTGTTCACCCCGGGCGAATTGCTGAAGATCGCGCTCGCGGCGTGCAGCGGGCTGTCCAGCGACGCGCCCCTGTCCCGCCGCCTCGGCGACGACTACAAAGCGGTCGTCAGGGTCTCCGGCGCCGCCGACCGTGAGCAGGAACGGTATCCGCTGCTCGAGGAATCCCTGGAGCTGGACCTGTCCGGGTTGTCCGACGACGAAAAGCAACGCCTCTTGCTGGTTGTCGACCGCGCGATCGACCAGGTGTGCACGGTGGGTCGCACGCTCAAGTCGGGCACCCGCGTGAACTTCGAGGTCGCCGATGTCGGATCCTGA
- a CDS encoding acylphosphatase gives MSDPDVRLTAWVHGRVQGVGFRWWTRSRALEQGLTGYAANQADGRVLVVAQGPRAGCEKLLEALRGGDAWPPRPGQVDEVIADWSEPRERFDGFVER, from the coding sequence ATGTCGGATCCTGACGTCCGGCTCACCGCCTGGGTGCACGGCAGGGTCCAGGGCGTCGGTTTCCGCTGGTGGACCCGCTCCCGGGCGCTCGAGCAGGGACTCACCGGGTATGCGGCCAACCAGGCTGACGGCCGCGTGCTGGTGGTCGCCCAGGGGCCGCGCGCGGGTTGCGAGAAACTGCTCGAGGCGCTGCGGGGCGGCGATGCGTGGCCCCCCAGGCCGGGTCAGGTCGACGAGGTGATCGCCGACTGGTCCGAGCCGCGGGAGCGGTTCGACGGCTTCGTCGAGCGGTAG
- the smc gene encoding chromosome segregation protein SMC, whose amino-acid sequence MYLKSLTLKGFKSFASPTTLRFEPGITAVVGPNGSGKSNVVDALAWVMGEQGAKTLRGGKMEDVIFAGTSSRAPLGRAEVTVTIDNSDNALPIEYSEVSITRRMFRDGASEYEINGSSCRLMDVQELLSDSGIGREMHVIVGQGKLDEILQSRPEDRRAFIEEAAGVLKHRKRKEKALRKLDAMSANLARLTDLTTELRRQLKPLGRQAEVARRAQTIQADLRDARLRLAADDLVNRQTQRDAILEAEATMRREHDEAATRLAVASDELTTHEAALAELSVRAESVQNTWFSLSALAERVGATVRIASERAQHLDVEPVAAGDTDRRKPEELDAEAERVQAAEQRLLAELAEARGRLDAARAELAEREREAAEADRAHLAAVRAEADRREGLARLAGQVETMRARVESIDDSVARLSERIEQAATRAQHTRAEFETVQSRVGELDQGEVGLDEHHERTVAALRLADARVAELQSAERDAERQVASLRARIDALAVGLERKDGAAWLAQNHSGPGLLGPIAKLVKVRNGYEAALAAVLGSAADALAAESFGAAHSAVAALKEADGGRAALVLGDWPAAQQGSHDDPPAGASWALDLIDAPARLRGAMTAMLSGVAVVDDLRAALDLVASRPELRAVTIDGDLVGAGWVSGGSDRKLSTLEVTSEIDKAGAELAAAEAQVEQLTAALSGALTEQTARQDSAEQALAALNESDTAISAMYEQLGRLGQEARAADDEWNRLLRQREELEAGRAQTVDEVTQLETRLRNAQETQQVHAEDPSHAEVRQRIAAAAETARGVEVEARLAVRTAEERANAVRGRADSLRRAAAAEREARLRAQQAREARLRAAAVAAAVADAGRLLARRLDGVVAAASHIRDALVAERQERSAAMAAVRDEVNVLSTRVATLTDSLHRDEVANAQAAMRIEQLEQMVLEQFGMAPADLIAEYGPHVGLPPTELEMAEFEQARERGEQVVAPAPMPYDRPTQERRAKRAERDLAELGRVNPLALEEFAALEERYNFLSTQLEDVKAARKDLLDVVADVDARILQVFSDAFVDVEREFREVFTVLFPGGEGRLRLTNPDDMLTTGIEVEARPPGKKVTRLSLLSGGEKALTAVAMLVAIFRARPSPFYIMDEVEAALDDTNLRRLISLFELLRARSQLLIITHQKPTMEVADALYGVTMQGDGITAVISQRMRGQQVEQLVSH is encoded by the coding sequence GTGTACCTCAAGAGTCTGACGCTGAAGGGCTTCAAGTCCTTCGCATCGCCGACGACTCTGCGCTTCGAACCGGGCATCACCGCGGTCGTCGGGCCTAACGGTTCGGGAAAATCCAACGTCGTCGACGCCCTGGCCTGGGTCATGGGGGAGCAGGGGGCGAAGACGCTGCGCGGCGGGAAGATGGAAGACGTCATCTTCGCCGGCACCTCCTCGCGGGCCCCGCTGGGCCGAGCCGAGGTCACCGTCACCATCGACAACTCCGACAACGCGCTGCCGATCGAGTACTCCGAGGTGTCGATCACCCGCCGGATGTTCCGCGACGGCGCCAGCGAGTACGAAATCAACGGCAGCAGTTGCCGCCTGATGGATGTGCAGGAGCTGCTGAGCGACTCGGGCATCGGCCGCGAGATGCACGTCATCGTCGGGCAGGGCAAGCTCGACGAGATCCTGCAGTCGCGGCCCGAGGATCGTCGCGCGTTCATCGAGGAAGCCGCCGGCGTGCTCAAGCACCGCAAGCGCAAGGAGAAGGCCCTCCGCAAACTCGACGCGATGTCGGCCAACCTTGCCCGGCTCACCGACCTGACGACCGAGCTGCGCCGTCAGCTCAAGCCGCTGGGCCGCCAGGCCGAGGTGGCCCGTCGCGCTCAGACCATCCAGGCCGACCTGCGCGACGCGCGGTTGCGGCTGGCCGCCGACGACCTGGTTAACCGCCAGACGCAGCGCGACGCCATCCTCGAGGCGGAGGCAACCATGCGCCGCGAGCACGACGAGGCCGCCACCCGCCTGGCCGTCGCGTCCGACGAGCTGACCACGCACGAGGCCGCCCTGGCCGAGCTGTCGGTCCGCGCCGAGTCGGTCCAGAACACCTGGTTCTCGCTCTCCGCGCTGGCCGAGCGCGTCGGTGCCACCGTGCGCATCGCGAGCGAACGGGCGCAGCATCTCGACGTCGAGCCCGTGGCCGCCGGTGACACCGACCGCAGAAAGCCCGAGGAGCTGGACGCCGAGGCCGAGCGGGTGCAGGCCGCCGAGCAGCGGCTGCTGGCGGAACTCGCCGAGGCGCGCGGCCGGCTGGACGCCGCCCGCGCCGAGCTGGCCGAGCGCGAGCGCGAGGCCGCCGAGGCCGACCGCGCCCACCTGGCGGCCGTCCGGGCCGAGGCGGACCGGCGTGAGGGCCTGGCCCGGCTGGCCGGCCAGGTGGAGACCATGCGGGCGCGCGTCGAATCGATCGACGACAGCGTCGCGCGCCTCTCCGAACGCATCGAACAGGCGGCCACCCGCGCGCAGCACACCCGGGCGGAGTTCGAAACCGTGCAGAGCCGCGTCGGGGAACTCGACCAGGGCGAGGTGGGCCTCGACGAGCACCACGAGCGGACCGTGGCGGCGCTGCGGCTGGCCGACGCGCGCGTCGCCGAACTGCAGTCGGCCGAGCGGGACGCCGAGCGCCAGGTGGCGTCGCTGCGCGCGCGCATCGACGCCCTGGCGGTGGGCCTGGAGCGCAAGGACGGCGCCGCGTGGCTGGCCCAAAACCATTCCGGCCCCGGCCTTTTGGGGCCTATCGCGAAGTTGGTGAAGGTTCGCAACGGCTACGAGGCGGCCCTGGCCGCCGTGCTGGGGTCGGCCGCCGACGCGCTGGCCGCCGAGAGCTTCGGCGCGGCGCACTCCGCGGTGGCCGCGCTCAAGGAGGCCGACGGCGGCCGCGCGGCGCTGGTGCTCGGCGACTGGCCGGCCGCACAGCAGGGATCGCACGACGACCCGCCCGCCGGCGCGTCGTGGGCGCTCGACCTCATCGACGCGCCGGCCCGGCTGCGCGGCGCCATGACGGCCATGCTGTCGGGCGTCGCGGTGGTCGACGACCTGCGCGCGGCGCTGGACCTGGTCGCCTCGCGGCCCGAGCTGCGGGCCGTCACCATCGACGGTGACCTGGTGGGCGCGGGCTGGGTGAGCGGCGGTTCGGACCGCAAGCTCTCCACGCTGGAGGTCACTTCGGAGATCGACAAGGCCGGCGCCGAGCTGGCCGCGGCGGAGGCGCAGGTCGAGCAGCTGACGGCGGCGCTCTCGGGCGCGCTGACCGAGCAGACCGCCCGTCAGGATTCCGCCGAGCAGGCGCTCGCCGCGCTCAACGAATCCGACACCGCCATCTCGGCGATGTACGAGCAGCTCGGCCGGCTCGGCCAGGAGGCCCGGGCGGCCGACGACGAGTGGAACAGGTTGCTGCGCCAGCGCGAGGAGCTGGAGGCGGGGCGGGCCCAGACCGTCGACGAAGTCACGCAACTCGAGACCCGGCTGCGCAACGCGCAGGAAACCCAGCAGGTACATGCGGAAGACCCCAGCCATGCGGAGGTCCGCCAGCGGATCGCCGCCGCCGCCGAGACCGCCCGCGGCGTCGAGGTGGAGGCACGGTTGGCGGTGCGGACCGCGGAGGAACGGGCCAACGCGGTGCGGGGGAGGGCCGACTCGTTGCGCCGAGCGGCCGCCGCCGAACGCGAAGCGAGGTTGCGGGCCCAGCAGGCGCGCGAGGCGCGGCTGCGCGCGGCCGCGGTGGCCGCGGCGGTGGCCGACGCCGGGCGGCTGCTGGCGCGGCGTCTGGACGGGGTGGTCGCCGCGGCGTCGCACATCCGTGACGCGCTGGTCGCCGAGCGCCAGGAGCGGTCGGCGGCGATGGCGGCGGTGCGCGACGAGGTGAACGTGCTGAGCACCCGGGTCGCCACGCTGACCGACTCGCTGCACCGCGACGAGGTCGCCAACGCCCAGGCGGCGATGCGGATCGAGCAGCTCGAACAGATGGTGCTCGAGCAGTTCGGGATGGCGCCGGCCGACCTGATCGCCGAGTACGGCCCCCACGTGGGCCTCCCGCCGACCGAGCTGGAGATGGCCGAGTTCGAGCAGGCACGGGAGCGCGGCGAGCAGGTGGTGGCGCCGGCCCCCATGCCGTACGACCGACCCACCCAGGAGCGGCGGGCCAAACGGGCCGAGCGTGACCTGGCCGAACTCGGCAGGGTCAACCCTCTGGCCCTCGAGGAGTTCGCCGCGCTGGAGGAGCGCTACAACTTCCTGTCGACCCAGCTCGAGGACGTCAAGGCCGCGCGCAAGGACCTGCTCGACGTCGTCGCCGACGTCGACGCCCGCATCCTGCAGGTGTTCAGCGACGCCTTCGTCGACGTGGAGCGCGAATTCCGGGAGGTCTTCACCGTGCTGTTCCCCGGTGGTGAAGGCCGGTTGCGGCTGACCAATCCGGACGACATGCTCACCACCGGCATCGAAGTCGAGGCCCGGCCGCCGGGCAAGAAGGTCACCCGGCTGTCCTTGCTGTCCGGCGGCGAGAAGGCGCTGACGGCGGTCGCCATGCTGGTGGCGATCTTCCGGGCGCGCCCGTCGCCCTTCTACATCATGGACGAGGTCGAGGCGGCGCTCGACGATACCAACCTGCGCCGCCTGATCAGCCTGTTCGAGCTGCTGCGCGCGCGCTCGCAGCTCCTGATCATCACGCACCAGAAGCCGACCATGGAGGTCGCCGACGCGCTGTACGGCGTGACCATGCAGGGCGATGGCATCACCGCGGTCATCTCGCAGCGGATGCGCGGCCAGCAGGTGGAGCAGCTCGTCTCGCACTAG